One Endozoicomonas gorgoniicola DNA window includes the following coding sequences:
- a CDS encoding IS66 family transposase, protein MHLPDSLFSSTDNEQLRSFVKNLLDTVEKQSVQIERQRVQIEQLVEENEQLRAEIRHLKKHKGKPKIRPNVSDKGDDQEDSSSAEDTDQAAGKSDTDRPPKSKRPRSQEAGETAAPPMTVDREEICSIAAPGENWRFKCYIDFFHTELDLRFVTTRYRREYYTTPEGGVSAPLPDHVKDRFGDNLKAHLLDFYHSCSTTQPLLLSWLHDHGCSISEGSLSNILTKGHDIFHQEKEELLEAGLTCSDYLQADDTGARHQGKNGYCLFIGNPYFSYFHSSDSKSRINFLGCLQGQQRLYLLNDVAIDYMENQVDVSKKWITALSECGEKRFSTEEEWESFLNSIGCAAPQQRRWATEGVLKAALMLNHRLENLIIHSDGARQFDTAFQHSLCWYHAGRNMDKLIPANDLERAARDTVQDQYWCLYDDIEAYQKKPTDKEKQKLYQEFDRWVTQRVDYPALQAELGKLMVVREELLLVLEYPWLPLHNNLSERQIREYVKRRKVSGGTRSKLGRKCRDTFASLKKTCKQHGVSFANYLRDRLTGTNLIPQLGHLILKASGYQETVLANGI, encoded by the coding sequence ATGCACCTGCCTGACTCACTATTCTCCAGTACAGACAATGAACAGTTGCGTTCATTCGTCAAAAACCTTCTCGACACGGTCGAGAAGCAATCTGTGCAAATTGAAAGGCAGCGCGTTCAGATCGAACAGCTGGTCGAAGAGAACGAACAGCTTCGAGCAGAAATTCGCCACCTGAAGAAGCACAAGGGCAAGCCTAAAATCAGGCCTAATGTCTCGGACAAGGGCGATGATCAGGAAGACAGCTCTTCTGCGGAAGACACTGATCAGGCTGCCGGGAAAAGTGACACTGATCGTCCGCCGAAAAGTAAACGACCACGATCACAAGAAGCCGGTGAAACCGCTGCACCACCAATGACTGTTGACCGAGAGGAAATCTGTTCAATCGCTGCTCCCGGTGAGAACTGGCGCTTCAAGTGCTATATCGACTTTTTCCATACTGAGCTGGACTTGCGTTTTGTCACTACTCGCTACAGGCGTGAGTATTACACAACTCCGGAAGGCGGGGTGTCAGCCCCGCTACCTGATCATGTGAAAGACCGTTTTGGCGACAACCTGAAAGCCCATCTGCTGGATTTTTATCATTCATGCAGTACGACACAGCCACTACTGCTATCTTGGCTGCACGACCATGGATGCTCAATATCAGAAGGTTCCCTGAGCAACATCCTGACGAAAGGCCATGATATTTTCCACCAGGAAAAAGAAGAATTGCTGGAAGCAGGGCTGACTTGCTCTGATTATCTCCAGGCCGACGACACAGGTGCTCGCCACCAAGGAAAAAACGGCTACTGCCTGTTTATCGGCAACCCTTATTTTTCCTACTTCCATAGCAGCGACAGTAAGAGCAGGATTAATTTCCTGGGCTGTCTGCAAGGGCAGCAGCGGCTTTATCTTCTCAACGACGTTGCCATTGACTACATGGAGAATCAGGTTGATGTGTCGAAGAAGTGGATCACTGCGCTATCCGAATGCGGCGAGAAGCGTTTCTCAACAGAAGAAGAGTGGGAGAGCTTCCTTAACAGCATTGGTTGTGCTGCCCCGCAACAAAGGCGCTGGGCGACAGAGGGTGTTTTAAAGGCCGCATTGATGCTCAATCATCGCCTTGAGAACCTGATTATCCATAGCGATGGAGCCCGGCAGTTTGATACAGCCTTTCAGCATTCGCTGTGTTGGTACCATGCGGGAAGAAACATGGACAAGCTGATACCGGCCAATGACCTGGAACGAGCCGCCCGTGACACCGTGCAGGATCAGTACTGGTGCCTCTACGACGACATTGAGGCCTACCAGAAAAAACCAACGGACAAGGAGAAACAGAAGCTCTACCAGGAGTTTGATCGTTGGGTAACACAGCGGGTTGACTACCCTGCCTTGCAGGCTGAGTTGGGCAAACTGATGGTTGTCAGGGAAGAGCTGTTATTGGTTCTTGAGTATCCGTGGCTGCCACTGCACAACAACCTGAGCGAGAGGCAGATCAGAGAGTATGTGAAACGGCGAAAGGTTAGCGGTGGTACCCGGAGTAAACTTGGGAGGAAATGCCGCGACACCTTTGCCAGTTTGAAAAAGACCTGTAAACAACACGGGGTGTCCTTTGCCAACTATCTCAGGGACAGGCTGACTGGAACCAATCTGATTCCGCAGCTGGGGCATCTCATCCTGAAGGCATCAGGCTATCAGGAAACGGTTCTTGCCAATGGAATATGA
- a CDS encoding IS30 family transposase, translating into MAYTHLSSEERYYIETELKNGTSQNKIAKKLGRSQPTVSREVNRNKGQRGYRHQQANRTARQRHKDKPKAIKLTDDIKQRISNDIRSDWSPEQVAGRLEKDGVIKLHHETIYQFVADDKRRGGSLYKHLRHQKKTYRKRYGSAHNRTGIPNRVGIEERPEVVNNRERVGDWEADTVIGKNHKGAIATLDERKTKLRLAVPLPGKKAKAVKQGIIDVLKPLKRFVKTITYDNGKEFVQHESIAKALKCDSYFAAPYHSWERGQNENANGLLRQYFPKSMELNGVTEKDVIIAVDKLNNRPRKCLGYKTPYEAFKESTGIDARKVMGYALMT; encoded by the coding sequence ATGGCCTATACACACCTGAGCTCTGAAGAGAGATATTATATCGAAACTGAACTCAAAAATGGGACTTCACAAAACAAAATTGCTAAAAAGCTTGGCCGTTCACAGCCTACCGTGTCGCGAGAAGTAAACCGCAATAAAGGGCAAAGAGGGTACAGGCACCAACAGGCTAATCGCACAGCTCGGCAGCGGCACAAAGATAAGCCAAAAGCTATTAAGCTGACAGACGACATTAAACAACGTATTTCAAACGATATCCGTTCAGATTGGAGTCCTGAACAAGTGGCTGGAAGGCTTGAAAAGGACGGTGTAATCAAGCTGCATCATGAGACGATTTATCAATTTGTAGCGGATGATAAACGGCGCGGAGGCTCGCTCTATAAGCACTTGAGGCACCAGAAAAAAACTTATCGAAAGCGATACGGTTCAGCTCATAACCGAACCGGTATACCAAATCGGGTTGGCATTGAAGAACGCCCCGAAGTGGTCAACAACAGAGAGCGAGTTGGTGACTGGGAAGCTGATACTGTAATAGGTAAAAATCATAAAGGAGCCATCGCTACATTAGATGAACGAAAAACCAAGCTTCGCCTTGCTGTCCCTCTACCAGGCAAGAAGGCAAAAGCGGTTAAACAGGGAATAATTGACGTACTCAAGCCTCTGAAAAGGTTTGTAAAGACAATAACATACGACAATGGAAAGGAGTTTGTTCAGCATGAATCAATTGCCAAAGCTTTAAAATGTGACAGCTACTTTGCTGCCCCCTACCATTCTTGGGAAAGAGGCCAGAATGAGAATGCTAATGGTTTGCTAAGGCAGTATTTCCCCAAGTCGATGGAGCTTAATGGCGTGACAGAAAAAGATGTCATCATTGCAGTGGATAAGCTGAACAACAGGCCAAGAAAGTGCCTGGGCTACAAGACTCCTTATGAGGCATTTAAAGAGTCAACTGGAATAGATGCAAGAAAAGTCATGGGTTATGCACTTATGACTTGA
- a CDS encoding ATP-binding cassette domain-containing protein, protein MSEKVSEKVSEKVSEKVSEKVSENKSEVMLEVRGLKKHFNTPKGKLHAVDGVSFSIEKGKTLGIVGESGCGKSTTGRVILRLLEATEGDILFEGKDIRSLDKKQMRLLREEMQIIFQGNCSKLTGKSTSTGQRKLS, encoded by the coding sequence ATGTCTGAGAAAGTGTCTGAGAAAGTGTCTGAGAAGGTTTCTGAGAAAGTGTCTGAGAAAGTGTCTGAAAATAAGTCTGAAGTCATGCTTGAAGTCAGAGGACTGAAAAAGCACTTTAATACGCCAAAAGGCAAACTGCATGCCGTTGATGGCGTGTCATTTTCCATTGAAAAAGGCAAAACCCTGGGGATTGTTGGTGAGTCCGGCTGTGGCAAGTCCACTACCGGCCGGGTAATCCTGCGCCTGCTTGAGGCCACCGAAGGGGATATTCTGTTTGAAGGGAAAGATATCCGTAGTCTGGACAAAAAGCAGATGCGGCTGTTGCGGGAAGAGATGCAGATTATCTTTCAGGGTAACTGCTCAAAATTGACTGGCAAATCAACCTCTACAGGTCAAAGAAAGTTATCCTGA
- a CDS encoding ABC transporter ATP-binding protein, with product MSAINNEQPLLSVENLSIVYEVDGEVTHAVSGLNLTLRKGETLGLIGETGAGKTTTALGLMRLVPNPPGRITSGKVVYDGQNLLDVPEEQMRTIRGNNISMIFQDPMTSLNPVMSVGDQIAEVVLIHQDVDKARSVDKAKEMLEMVGIPAGRYSEFPHQFSGGMKQRVVIAIALACNPDLLIADEPTTALDVTIQAQVLDLMKALKQKYNTAMVMITHDLGVVAQVCDKVAIMYAGEIVESGPIRDVYKNTQHPYTKGLFGSIPDLNKNTDRLIPIKGLMPDPTHLPEGCKFHPRCPDATALCGKVPPKPVIASTGGEHFVSCHLCQPVLEQAG from the coding sequence ATGTCTGCAATAAATAATGAACAGCCTTTGCTGTCAGTTGAAAACCTGAGCATCGTCTATGAAGTGGATGGTGAAGTCACTCATGCGGTCAGTGGCCTGAACCTGACCCTGCGCAAAGGTGAAACTCTGGGTCTTATCGGTGAAACCGGCGCGGGAAAAACCACAACGGCACTTGGGTTGATGAGACTGGTGCCTAACCCGCCAGGGCGCATAACCAGTGGCAAAGTCGTTTACGATGGGCAGAACCTGCTGGACGTGCCTGAAGAACAGATGCGAACGATCCGTGGTAATAATATTTCCATGATTTTTCAGGACCCCATGACCTCCCTGAACCCTGTTATGAGTGTGGGGGATCAGATTGCGGAAGTGGTGTTGATTCATCAGGATGTTGATAAAGCCCGGTCCGTTGACAAGGCAAAAGAGATGCTGGAAATGGTGGGTATCCCTGCCGGACGTTACAGTGAATTTCCCCATCAGTTTTCCGGTGGTATGAAACAGCGAGTGGTTATTGCCATTGCTCTGGCGTGTAATCCCGACCTGTTGATTGCTGATGAGCCGACAACGGCACTGGACGTAACGATTCAGGCGCAGGTTCTGGATCTTATGAAAGCACTGAAGCAGAAATACAACACAGCCATGGTAATGATTACCCATGACCTTGGTGTGGTTGCCCAGGTATGCGATAAAGTGGCTATTATGTACGCCGGTGAGATTGTTGAGAGCGGCCCCATTCGTGATGTCTATAAGAACACGCAACACCCTTATACCAAAGGGTTGTTCGGCTCTATACCCGACCTGAATAAAAACACCGACCGCCTTATACCCATTAAAGGGCTGATGCCTGACCCAACCCATCTGCCAGAAGGCTGCAAGTTCCATCCGCGCTGTCCGGATGCGACAGCACTTTGTGGCAAAGTTCCACCGAAGCCGGTTATTGCGAGTACCGGGGGTGAACACTTTGTCAGTTGTCATCTGTGTCAGCCAGTGTTGGAACAGGCGGGGTAA
- a CDS encoding ABC transporter permease yields the protein MRVMDVFLAVPSILLAIAIVSALGANLMNLMLAIAVSNIPTFARVVRASVLSIRDQEFIEAAHAIGASDMRIIFRHIIPNSLAPVIVQGALGVAIAILSTAGLSFIGLGIQPPDPEWGSMLAGGRQYLRHAWHVTTFPGLAIMITILALNLLGDGLRDALDPRLKH from the coding sequence ATGCGCGTCATGGATGTTTTTCTGGCGGTGCCAAGCATCCTGCTGGCTATTGCGATTGTCTCTGCCCTTGGTGCTAACCTGATGAACCTGATGCTGGCGATAGCTGTTTCCAATATTCCGACCTTTGCCCGTGTGGTCCGGGCCTCGGTATTGTCGATCCGTGATCAGGAGTTTATTGAGGCGGCTCACGCCATTGGTGCCAGTGATATGCGCATTATTTTCCGTCATATCATTCCTAACTCTCTGGCTCCGGTCATTGTGCAGGGGGCGCTGGGTGTTGCTATCGCCATTCTGTCAACCGCAGGCCTGAGTTTTATCGGGCTGGGTATTCAGCCACCCGATCCTGAGTGGGGGTCAATGCTGGCCGGTGGTCGTCAGTATCTGCGTCATGCCTGGCATGTGACGACGTTCCCGGGGCTGGCCATTATGATTACGATTCTGGCATTGAACCTGTTGGGTGATGGTCTGCGTGATGCGCTGGACCCCCGGTTGAAGCATTAA
- a CDS encoding IS1 family transposase has translation MDLGTGAVIHVGRACQEAEIDEQWSYVFEKSNQRWLWHAVDHATNTVLAYVFGKRKDEVFKKLKELLEPFGIKKFYTDDWGAYERNLDESRHIIGKENTQKVERKNLNFRTWIKRLARKTICFSKLEQMHDIVIGLLINKIEFGIDIHEI, from the coding sequence ATGGATCTTGGAACGGGTGCTGTGATTCACGTAGGCCGCGCCTGCCAAGAGGCCGAGATAGATGAACAGTGGTCGTATGTGTTTGAAAAAAGTAACCAGCGTTGGCTTTGGCATGCAGTTGATCATGCGACCAATACTGTTTTGGCTTACGTTTTTGGGAAACGAAAGGATGAGGTTTTCAAAAAACTAAAAGAGCTTCTTGAACCATTTGGTATCAAGAAATTTTATACTGATGATTGGGGAGCCTATGAACGTAATCTCGACGAAAGCAGACACATCATCGGAAAAGAAAATACTCAGAAAGTTGAACGTAAAAACCTGAATTTTAGAACTTGGATTAAGCGTCTGGCCAGAAAGACAATATGCTTTTCAAAGTTAGAACAAATGCACGATATTGTTATTGGCCTGTTGATCAACAAAATCGAATTTGGCATTGACATCCATGAAATATAA
- a CDS encoding IS1-like element transposase: MCSTPVHCPKCGGNDVKSFGYSAHNVPRYFCCNAECETKSFMLEYRYKAYEPGVKEKVVDMAINGGGIRDTSRVLGINKKTVINTLKKRERLSSS, from the coding sequence ATGTGCTCCACACCAGTTCACTGCCCTAAATGTGGCGGTAATGACGTTAAAAGCTTTGGCTACAGTGCTCATAATGTTCCTCGCTACTTTTGCTGTAATGCTGAATGTGAAACCAAGTCCTTTATGCTTGAGTACCGGTACAAAGCTTATGAGCCAGGCGTTAAAGAAAAAGTCGTCGATATGGCAATTAATGGTGGCGGCATCAGGGATACAAGCAGGGTTTTGGGAATCAATAAAAAAACAGTAATAAACACATTAAAAAAAAGAGAAAGGCTTAGTTCAAGTTAA
- a CDS encoding ABC transporter permease, giving the protein MSKEMTLEDCAESAKVEPRAAPKKRSPWLEVWQRLKRNKMAMLGLYILTIVVFAAVFAGFIADYETMVVAQNLGDRLQGPSFQYWLGTDEFGRDIFARLIHGARVSLLVGVLSVGISVVGQT; this is encoded by the coding sequence ATGTCTAAGGAGATGACTTTGGAAGACTGTGCAGAGTCAGCGAAGGTGGAACCGAGAGCTGCTCCGAAAAAGCGGAGTCCATGGCTTGAAGTCTGGCAACGTCTGAAGCGTAACAAAATGGCGATGCTTGGATTGTATATCCTGACCATTGTCGTTTTTGCGGCGGTGTTTGCCGGATTTATCGCTGACTATGAAACCATGGTGGTTGCCCAGAATCTGGGTGACCGGCTGCAAGGTCCCAGTTTTCAGTACTGGTTAGGAACCGATGAATTTGGCCGGGATATTTTTGCCCGTTTAATTCATGGGGCAAGGGTTTCCCTGCTGGTGGGTGTTTTGTCAGTAGGTATCTCGGTAGTGGGGCAAACCTGA
- the nikB gene encoding nickel ABC transporter permease encodes MHNFILKRLFQLIPVLLGVSLLVYAIMSFTPGDPAQLILGENAPKHAVESLREEMGLDDPFVLRYARYVGNAIIGDLGRSYASGRDVFNEIFLRFPNTLVLAVLGTLIAVLIGIPVGILSATRQYSFIDSSSMLMALLGVSMPNFWLGLMLILVFSVNLGWLPSGGYSDWSSLILPALTLGTGSAAIITRMTRSSMLEVIRQDYIRTARAKGVAENVVINKHALKNALIPVITVIGLQFGYLIGGAVLTETVFSWPGVGRMMVDAIRQKDTPMVMGAVMFLAVAFTLVNLFVDVLYGYVDPRIKSQYA; translated from the coding sequence ATGCATAATTTTATTCTAAAAAGATTGTTTCAGCTGATACCGGTACTGCTCGGTGTTTCCCTGTTGGTCTATGCCATCATGTCGTTTACTCCGGGCGATCCGGCACAGCTTATTCTGGGCGAAAATGCGCCAAAGCACGCTGTGGAATCTCTCCGGGAGGAGATGGGGCTGGATGACCCCTTTGTTTTGCGTTATGCCCGTTATGTGGGCAACGCTATTATCGGCGACCTTGGACGCTCCTACGCATCAGGTCGTGACGTATTTAATGAAATATTCCTGCGCTTTCCCAATACCCTGGTGCTGGCCGTTCTTGGCACGTTGATCGCTGTGTTGATCGGCATTCCTGTCGGGATTCTCTCGGCGACACGACAGTACTCGTTTATTGATAGCAGCTCTATGCTGATGGCACTACTGGGCGTGTCGATGCCCAACTTCTGGCTCGGTCTGATGTTGATACTGGTGTTCTCTGTCAATCTGGGCTGGCTGCCGTCCGGAGGTTACTCCGACTGGAGTTCATTGATCCTGCCGGCTTTGACTCTGGGAACCGGCTCTGCCGCCATCATTACCCGTATGACCCGTTCGTCCATGCTGGAAGTGATTCGTCAGGACTATATTCGCACCGCCCGGGCAAAAGGCGTGGCAGAAAATGTAGTGATTAATAAACATGCACTGAAAAATGCGTTGATTCCGGTGATTACCGTTATTGGCCTGCAGTTTGGTTATCTGATCGGTGGTGCGGTACTGACCGAAACCGTTTTCTCCTGGCCGGGTGTTGGCCGGATGATGGTGGATGCGATTCGACAGAAAGACACGCCAATGGTAATGGGCGCTGTGATGTTCCTGGCGGTGGCCTTTACGCTGGTCAATCTGTTCGTTGATGTTCTGTATGGATACGTTGATCCACGCATCAAGTCTCAATACGCATGA
- a CDS encoding glutathione ABC transporter substrate-binding protein translates to MKRKLRVAIASCAAMLLAACSSPQDTAGVKDTVVVAQGADAKTLDPHTTNDQPSSRVMIQIYSQLVETDADMNIVPGLAETWEQVDDRTVLFHLRKGVKFHNGEELKASDVKFTFDRMLASPMVAHIVDAIDSVAVVDDYSVTVKTKAPFGPLLYHLSHSAASIVNEKAVTEAGDSYGQHPVGTGPYEFVSWAVGDSVTLKAFDDYYGGKQDIANAVFRNIAEGTNRAIALETGEVDISYDIEPIDKATVSEHKKLSLVEDRDLSMTYLGLNVNKAPYDNVKVRQAVAYAINTADIIDAVMMGSAVPTNSPISDRVFGHSKKARHYEQDYAKARQLLKEAGYEDGFSTSIWVSDNPVRVQIAQVIQAQLREIGIRMSIEVLEWGAFLDGTARGEHDSFILGWGTVTGDADYGLYALFDSHTHGSAGNRSFYSNPEVDALLEAARVSSDMDERKKLYSDIQVILQEELPTISLFSKFQNAGIQKNVKGFELAPAGHHKLRGVHFEG, encoded by the coding sequence ATGAAGAGAAAGCTCAGGGTAGCTATTGCCTCGTGCGCGGCAATGCTGTTGGCTGCCTGCAGTAGCCCCCAGGATACCGCAGGAGTGAAGGATACGGTTGTCGTGGCTCAGGGAGCCGACGCCAAAACGCTGGACCCACACACCACCAACGATCAGCCTTCCTCAAGGGTGATGATTCAAATTTACAGCCAGCTGGTTGAAACCGACGCTGACATGAATATCGTGCCGGGACTGGCGGAAACCTGGGAACAGGTTGACGACAGGACTGTACTGTTTCATCTGCGAAAAGGCGTAAAATTTCACAACGGCGAGGAGCTGAAAGCTTCGGATGTGAAATTTACTTTTGATCGCATGCTGGCATCGCCAATGGTGGCGCACATCGTTGATGCGATTGATTCCGTAGCGGTAGTGGATGACTACAGCGTTACAGTAAAAACCAAAGCGCCATTCGGCCCACTGTTGTATCACCTGAGCCACAGCGCTGCGTCCATTGTCAATGAAAAGGCCGTCACTGAAGCGGGTGATAGCTACGGACAGCATCCGGTAGGCACCGGTCCTTATGAGTTTGTCAGCTGGGCTGTAGGCGACAGTGTGACTCTGAAAGCCTTTGATGATTACTACGGTGGCAAGCAGGACATTGCTAACGCTGTCTTCCGCAACATCGCTGAGGGTACAAACCGCGCCATTGCACTGGAAACCGGCGAGGTCGATATTTCTTACGATATTGAGCCCATTGATAAAGCCACTGTCAGCGAACATAAAAAACTGTCTCTGGTTGAGGACAGAGATCTGTCAATGACCTATCTCGGCTTAAACGTTAACAAGGCTCCGTACGACAATGTTAAGGTACGTCAGGCTGTCGCCTATGCCATTAATACTGCGGACATCATTGACGCGGTAATGATGGGTTCTGCTGTGCCGACAAACTCGCCGATCAGTGATCGTGTTTTTGGTCACAGTAAGAAGGCCAGGCATTATGAGCAGGACTATGCAAAGGCTCGCCAGCTGCTGAAAGAAGCAGGCTACGAAGACGGTTTCAGTACCTCCATCTGGGTCAGTGATAACCCGGTTCGGGTGCAGATCGCCCAGGTGATTCAGGCGCAGTTACGTGAGATAGGCATCCGTATGTCCATCGAAGTTCTGGAGTGGGGTGCGTTTCTGGACGGCACCGCCCGGGGCGAGCATGACAGCTTTATTCTGGGCTGGGGCACCGTGACCGGTGATGCGGATTATGGCCTGTATGCCCTGTTTGATTCCCATACCCACGGCAGTGCGGGCAACCGTTCTTTCTACAGCAACCCTGAAGTCGACGCCCTGCTTGAGGCGGCAAGAGTTTCAAGTGATATGGATGAGCGCAAAAAGCTGTATAGCGACATTCAGGTTATCCTGCAGGAAGAACTGCCAACCATCTCCCTTTTCAGTAAATTCCAGAATGCCGGAATACAGAAAAACGTGAAGGGTTTTGAACTGGCACCTGCTGGCCATCACAAACTCCGCGGCGTTCATTTTGAAGGCTGA
- the argR gene encoding transcriptional regulator ArgR: MPSKKQEDLVKAFRQLLKDESCGSQSQIVSVLQEQGFDNISQSKVSRMLSRHGAVRARNARNDLVYCLPPEMGKLDANISVRDLVEEVVSNGTLIVIKTSPGAAQMVARLLDSISRAEGILGCVAGDDTIFVAPADVKEITVIQDSIEELFL, translated from the coding sequence ATGCCCAGTAAAAAACAGGAAGACCTTGTAAAAGCTTTTCGACAGTTACTGAAAGACGAGAGCTGTGGTTCCCAGAGCCAGATTGTCAGTGTACTTCAGGAACAGGGCTTTGATAATATCAGCCAGTCAAAAGTATCAAGGATGCTGAGCCGTCACGGAGCTGTCAGGGCTCGCAATGCCCGTAACGATCTCGTGTACTGTCTGCCACCGGAAATGGGCAAGCTGGATGCCAATATTTCTGTTCGCGACCTGGTCGAGGAAGTGGTCAGTAATGGTACTCTGATTGTTATCAAAACCAGTCCGGGGGCGGCGCAAATGGTGGCCCGGTTGTTGGACTCCATCAGCCGTGCCGAAGGTATTCTGGGGTGTGTGGCCGGTGATGACACCATTTTTGTTGCGCCTGCTGATGTGAAGGAAATCACCGTTATTCAGGACAGTATTGAAGAACTGTTTCTTTGA
- a CDS encoding ATP-binding cassette domain-containing protein: protein MGIEVQSLSKSFGSSEVLKEISFSIPKGETTILLGASGAGKSTLLRMLNLLETPDTGSMEIAGMSFQFHGRADQQLKLQACSLRKKVGMVFQQYNLWPHMTVLQNLIEAPVVQGVPKEQAVKQAHELLQRMGLRDKAEAWPSSLSGGQQQRVAIARALMLSPEILLFDEPTAALDPAITNQVVDIIKELSDSGITIVVVTHEVEFAKKVASRVIYLEDGHIVEDGPASHFSQPETAAFKAFLEH, encoded by the coding sequence ATGGGCATTGAAGTACAAAGCCTCAGTAAATCATTCGGTTCTTCTGAAGTTCTGAAAGAGATCAGCTTTTCCATTCCCAAAGGAGAGACAACGATTCTCCTGGGTGCCAGTGGAGCAGGGAAAAGCACTTTGCTACGAATGCTGAATCTGCTGGAAACCCCGGACACCGGTTCTATGGAAATTGCCGGTATGTCGTTTCAGTTCCACGGCAGGGCCGATCAACAACTGAAGTTACAGGCGTGCAGCCTGAGAAAAAAAGTCGGCATGGTATTCCAGCAATATAACCTCTGGCCACACATGACTGTACTGCAGAACCTGATAGAAGCCCCTGTTGTCCAGGGTGTTCCAAAAGAGCAGGCAGTTAAACAGGCTCATGAACTGCTGCAGCGTATGGGGCTGCGGGACAAGGCTGAAGCCTGGCCTTCATCTCTGTCCGGAGGTCAGCAGCAGCGGGTTGCTATCGCCCGGGCTTTGATGCTGTCACCGGAGATCCTGCTGTTTGATGAACCCACAGCAGCCCTTGACCCGGCCATCACTAACCAGGTGGTGGATATCATAAAAGAATTAAGCGACTCCGGCATAACAATTGTTGTTGTAACCCACGAGGTTGAATTTGCCAAAAAAGTCGCCAGCCGTGTGATCTATCTGGAAGACGGACACATTGTTGAAGACGGTCCTGCCAGTCACTTCTCCCAACCGGAAACTGCTGCATTCAAGGCATTTCTGGAACATTAA
- a CDS encoding lysine/arginine/ornithine ABC transporter substrate-binding protein, whose amino-acid sequence MKKLYTIAVTTCALALGSLQVQAAETIRFGTEPTYPPFEFLDENNELTGFDIDLAKAICTEIKAECTFHHQPFDSLIPSLRYRRFDAVIAGMDITPARQKQVDFSTPYFENSASFVAAKAKQFKSPDDLKGKAVGVQNGSTFQTYMVDKFEKQGVTIRPYETIHNAFLDMTNGRVDAVFSDTAVANDWLLERGKGDYGHLGKTITDAEYFGVGYGIAVRHNDPLKGRIDNALTTLKKNGTWQAIHDKYFPEAK is encoded by the coding sequence ATGAAAAAATTATATACCATCGCCGTGACCACTTGTGCATTAGCTCTGGGAAGCTTGCAGGTTCAGGCCGCTGAAACCATCCGTTTTGGCACCGAACCCACTTATCCTCCTTTTGAGTTTCTGGACGAAAATAATGAGCTGACCGGCTTTGACATTGATCTTGCAAAGGCCATCTGTACAGAAATAAAAGCAGAGTGTACATTTCATCACCAGCCTTTTGACAGCCTGATTCCAAGTCTGAGATACCGTCGTTTTGACGCGGTTATAGCCGGTATGGATATTACCCCGGCGCGTCAGAAGCAGGTAGATTTCAGCACGCCTTACTTTGAAAACTCAGCTTCTTTTGTGGCAGCTAAAGCCAAGCAGTTCAAGTCACCGGATGACCTGAAAGGCAAAGCCGTCGGTGTGCAGAATGGTTCAACCTTCCAGACTTACATGGTCGACAAATTCGAAAAGCAGGGTGTGACCATTCGCCCCTATGAAACCATTCATAACGCTTTCCTGGACATGACCAACGGTCGCGTGGATGCCGTGTTCTCTGATACAGCCGTTGCCAACGACTGGCTGCTGGAACGGGGTAAAGGTGACTACGGCCATCTTGGCAAAACCATCACTGACGCAGAATATTTCGGTGTTGGCTATGGTATTGCTGTACGTCATAATGACCCTCTGAAAGGCAGGATTGACAACGCCCTGACCACGCTGAAGAAAAATGGCACCTGGCAGGCCATTCATGACAAGTACTTTCCAGAAGCCAAGTAA